A stretch of DNA from Nocardioides sp. Arc9.136:
GTTGAGGACGACGACGTACTCCCGCTGCTGCCGCCGGTCGATCCGGGAGAAGGCGACGACGTCGCGGTCGGCGGACCGGACCTGCTGGGCGCCCCGCCTCAGCGCCGGGTGCCGCTCCACCAGCCGGTCCAGGCCGGCGATCGTGCGGTAGAGCGGGTGGTCGGTGTCGAAGCTGTCGGAGGCCGGGGTCTCCGCGGAGCCCAGCTGGTCGTCGTCGGCGTACTCGGGGACCTGGCTGGCGAACATCGACTGCCGCGCCAGCTGGTCGCCGCCGGTCCCGGTGAAGCCCTGCTCGTCGCCGTAGTAGACGACCGGGTTGCCGCGGGAGAGGTACATGAGCTGGTGGGCGAGGACGTCACGCCGCAGTCGCTCCGCCGCGCTGCGGTCGGGGTCGTCGACGGCCAGGAAGTGCCCGAAGCGGCCCATGTCGTGGTTGCCGAGGAAGGTGGGCAGGGAGTGCACGTTGCTGTCGGCGTCGGTGTACCAGTCGTCGTCGCGGAAGAACCGGGCGAGCGCGCGCCCGCTGCGCTGCCGGGAGACGAAGTCGCGGGCCGCCCACTGGAAGGGGAAGTCGAGCACCGCCTGCATGCCGTTGTGGCCGGTGTAGTGGGAGGTGAAGGCCTTGGCGGCGGCGTCGCTGCCGTCGAGGGCCACCTCGCCGAACATGAAGAAGTCCGGCTTGCCGTGGCTGCGGGCGAAGTCGAGGATGCCGGGGCCGAAGGCCTGCCAGAATGCGTCGTCGACGTGCTTCATGGTGTCGATGCGGAACCCGTCGATCCCGAAGTCCTCGACCCAGGTGCGGTAGATGTCGATCATCCCGTCGACGACGCGCGGGTGCTCGGTGAAGAGGTCGTCGAGGCCGAAGAAGTCGCCGTACTGGCTGTCCTCGCCGGTGAATGTGGTGTTGCCGCGGTTGTGGTAGAGCGTCGGGTCGTTGAGCCAGGCCGGGACCTTGAGGTCCTCCTCCCCCGGCGCGAGGACCGGGGTGTAGGGGAACGACGTCGCGGGGTCGAGGTCGGGGAAGTCGCCGGTGCCCGCGTGGTCGCGGTCGTCGAACGGCGCCCCGCCGGCCGTCCGGTAGGGCTCGACGTCCTTGGGGACGTACGCCGTCCGCGCGCCCTCCTCGTAGCCGATGACGTCGGCGGTGTGGTTGGTGATGATGTCGAAGAAGACCTTGATCCCGCGGTCGTGCGCGGCGTCGACGAGCTCGGCGAGATCGGCGTTGGTGCCCAGGTGCGGGTCGATCCGGGTGAAGTCGGTGATCCAGTAGCCGTGGTAGCCGGCCGACGGGCCGTCCTCGAGCTGCACCGCCTTGTTCTGGAACACCGGGGTCAGCCAGATGGCGTCGGTGCCGAGGCCCTCGACGTAGTCCAGCTGCGCGCGCAGGCCGTCGAGGTCGCCGCCGTTGAAGTAGCCCTTCGCGGTCGGGTCGAAGCCGTGCTCGTCCTTGCCGCCGGGGATCCCGCCGGTGTCGTTGCCGGGGTCGCCGTTGGCGAAGCGGTCGGCCATGAGGAAGTAGAAGCTGTCCTCGGTGACGCCGCTGCGCAGCGCGTGGCGCGCGGGGTCGTCGTCCGCACCGGCGGCGAGGGCCGGGGACGCCGGCCAGACCAGCGCGAGCGCGGCGGTCGCCGCGACGAGGGTGGATGGAGCAGTACGGCGCACGACGCCTCCCGAGTGATGGCGGTCACCAAGTGGTGAGGGCAGGACCCTAGGACCGCCCGCCGACACCCGACAAGAGGCAGGTCAGGCGCGCACCCGGTCGCCCAGCGACCGGCGGTGGTCGTGGTGCATGCGGTGCCGCTCCCGGGTCGCCGCGACCACCCCGGGGTCCAGCTCGCCGACCGCGATCCCCTCCTCCTCGCCGAGCCGCTCGAGCGGGCGGCCCTCGGGGTCGTGGATCGCCGAACCACCGATGAACGAGCTGCCGCCGCACCGGCCGGTGAGCCCGGAGAAGACGACGTAGAAGGAGTTCTCCACCGCACGGGCGGCGTAGTAGAGGTCGCGCCGGTGCGCCCCGCCGGGGAAGTACGCCGCAGAGCTGAGGTAGCCCAGCGCCCCGTCGTCGGAGGCCGCCCGGGCGTGCTCGGGGAAGCAGCCGTC
This window harbors:
- a CDS encoding alpha-amylase family glycosyl hydrolase, with protein sequence MRRTAPSTLVAATAALALVWPASPALAAGADDDPARHALRSGVTEDSFYFLMADRFANGDPGNDTGGIPGGKDEHGFDPTAKGYFNGGDLDGLRAQLDYVEGLGTDAIWLTPVFQNKAVQLEDGPSAGYHGYWITDFTRIDPHLGTNADLAELVDAAHDRGIKVFFDIITNHTADVIGYEEGARTAYVPKDVEPYRTAGGAPFDDRDHAGTGDFPDLDPATSFPYTPVLAPGEEDLKVPAWLNDPTLYHNRGNTTFTGEDSQYGDFFGLDDLFTEHPRVVDGMIDIYRTWVEDFGIDGFRIDTMKHVDDAFWQAFGPGILDFARSHGKPDFFMFGEVALDGSDAAAKAFTSHYTGHNGMQAVLDFPFQWAARDFVSRQRSGRALARFFRDDDWYTDADSNVHSLPTFLGNHDMGRFGHFLAVDDPDRSAAERLRRDVLAHQLMYLSRGNPVVYYGDEQGFTGTGGDQLARQSMFASQVPEYADDDQLGSAETPASDSFDTDHPLYRTIAGLDRLVERHPALRRGAQQVRSADRDVVAFSRIDRRQQREYVVVLNTAERPRALRVPTWVRDGRFRKVLGQGPATRESGRDGDLRVTVPALGAVVYASTARIPASRRAPAVRLAEPAPTKVARSRTKVVAKVGGDSFYEVTFQAKVGGGRWRDIGTDDSAPYRVFHDTRDLATGTRVQYRAAVLDNRGHSRTSGVRATRVAPPTVDLTTSGERGTVSNVDPVTVTAVVDPERPAQSVRFERSVAGGAWEVLGTDTSSPAYQVSDDVSALPLGTRVRYRAVLVERGTPRVVGGPVTVTTAAPTPARESVTFAGSLQSEIGCAADWDPACEESRLAFDPTDGRWHATFELPAGSYDWKVAVDGSWDENYGAGGAAGGDNLTLVVPEGGATYRFTWDQVSKEPSATLVP